The following nucleotide sequence is from bacterium.
TGCCGGCAGCGAATCGGGAACTCCGGCCAGCAGCGACTCGCCGGGCTTCTTCTCCTTGGCCTTGATTCTCTCCCATTGGCGCAGCGCCTCATCGGCTTCGCTCACTTCGCCCTCGGCGAAGACGTGGGGGTGGCGGCGGACCAACTTTTCCACCAAGTGCCGGATCACTTCATCGATGGTGAAGGTTTTTTCTTCCTTGCCGATCCGTGAATGGAAGACGACTTGCAAGAGGAGGTCGCCCAGCTCTTCCTTCAAATGTTTGGCGTCGCCGGAATCGATGGCGCCGATGACCTCGTAGGTCTCCTCCAAGAGACAGGGGATCAGCGAGGCCGGAGTCTGCTCCTTGTCCCAGGGACAGCCTTGGGGGCCGCGCAGCTCATCCATCACCTGAAGGAGTTTTTCGAAGAGTGCGCCGGAGGGGAGGTTTGGGAGGTCGCTTAGGTCCATGGGGGGCGGTTAGCATCGGCTCGGGCTGGGTGTCGATGGTTTTTGGGATTCCGATGCTGGCTTTGGCTTGAAAGGGGCTTGGGTGGCGGGAGCAGGGCCTGTCTCGCTGCCACCCCCGCCGTCCTCGCAGGGGCTGCGGGCGGCGGGGTCCCCCGTCATCGAGCCACCCGCTCCCGAAGAAGCTTTGGGTAAACAGCCGCTGTCATTCCGAGCGGGGGGAGGAATCCACTACCAATTCCGCGACTCTAACAAATTCCGTAGTGGATCTTTCGCTTCGCTCAGGATGACTGCCAAAAAGCTGCGGATTCTCTGTGCCCAAGCTTCTTCTGGACCCGAACGGGTGG
It contains:
- the mazG gene encoding nucleoside triphosphate pyrophosphohydrolase, translating into MDLSDLPNLPSGALFEKLLQVMDELRGPQGCPWDKEQTPASLIPCLLEETYEVIGAIDSGDAKHLKEELGDLLLQVVFHSRIGKEEKTFTIDEVIRHLVEKLVRRHPHVFAEGEVSEADEALRQWERIKAKEKKPGESLLAGVPDSLPALARAYRLGAKASRVGFDWPDLEGVLKKTEEELQELREEISRRDLKKIEEEFGDLLFSLAQVARF